In one Xiphophorus couchianus chromosome 17, X_couchianus-1.0, whole genome shotgun sequence genomic region, the following are encoded:
- the wnt5b gene encoding protein Wnt-5b isoform X1, protein MSQQQSTLPRTGCSAVPRRTIMDNRPVPRRRTGAVRHLLQLACVVLACSSQLLMVEANSWWSLGLTPIQRPEMYIIGAQPLCSQLSGLSQSQRKLCQLYQDHMSYIGDGARTGIKECQYQFKQRRWNCSTVDSTSVFGRVMHIGSRETAFTYAISAAGVVNAISRACRDGELSTCGCSRTARPRDLPRDWLWGGCGDNVHYGYRFAREFVDAKEREKNYPRGSREYARILMNLHNNEAGRQAVYNQAHVACKCHGVSGSCSLKTCWLQLADFRRVGEFLKEKYDSAAAMQIGRKGKLELKDKRFNNPTPEDMVYIDPSPDYCLRNETTGSLGTHGRYCNKTSEGMDGCELMCCGRGYDQFKTYKHERCHCKFHWCCYVKCRRCTTLVDQFMCK, encoded by the exons ATGTCTCAACAGCAGAGCACTTTGCCCCGCACTGGCTGCTCGGCGGTGCCGCGGCGGACAATCATGGACAACAGGCCCGTCCCGAGGAGGCGGACCGGAGCCGTCCGACATCTGCTACAGCTGGCGTGCGTCGTCCTCGCCTGCAGCTCCCAGCTTCTGATGGTGGAGGCGAATTCGTGGTG GTCTCTAGGTCTGACCCCGATCCAGCGGCCCGAGATGTACATCATTGGTGCTCAGCCTCTCTGCAGTCAGCTTTCTGGCCTTTCACAG AGTCAGAGGAAGCTGTGCCAGCTGTACCAAGACCACATGAGCTACATCGGAGACGGAGCGAGAACGGGCATCAAGGAGTGCCAGTACCAGTTCAAACAGAGGAGGTGGAACTGCAGCACTGTGGACAGCACGTCCGTGTTTGGACGGGTCATGCACATTG GCTCAAGGGAGACGGCATTCACGTACGCCATCAGCGCGGCCGGTGTCGTCAACGCCATCAGTCGGGCGTGCCGCGACGGCGAGCTCTCCACATGTGGCTGCAGCCGCACCGCCCGGCCCCGCGATTTGCCGCGCGACTGGCTGTGGGGAGGCTGCGGCGACAATGTACATTATGGCTACAGATTCGCCCGGGAATTTGTGGATGCCAAGGAGCGGGAGAAGAATTACCCGCGCGGGTCGAGAGAGTATGCTCGAATTCTCATGAACCTGCACAACAACGAAGCGGGGAGACAG GCCGTCTACAACCAAGCCCATGTCGCCTGCAAGTGTCACGGAGTCTCTGGGTCCTGCAGTCTGAAAACTTGTTGGCTTCAGCTGGCTGACTTCAGGCGAGTCGGAGAATTTCTGAAAGAGAAATACGACAGTGCTGCGGCCATGCAGATTGGACGCAAG GGAAAGCTGGAGCTGAAAGACAAGCGCTTCAACAACCCGACACCTGAGGACATGGTCTACATTGATCCAAGCCCCGACTACTGTCTCCGGAACGAAACCACAGGCTCGCTGGGAACGCATGGCCGCTACTGCAACAAAACCTCAGAGGGTATGGACGGCTGCGAGCTGATGTGCTGCGGCAGAGGGTACGACCAGTTCAAGACATACAAGCACGAGCGCTGTCACTGCAAGTTCCACTGGTGCTGCTACGTCAAGTGCAGGCGCTGCACAACTCTCGTGGACCAGTTTATGTGCAAATAG
- the wnt5b gene encoding protein Wnt-5b isoform X2: MDNRPVPRRRTGAVRHLLQLACVVLACSSQLLMVEANSWWSLGLTPIQRPEMYIIGAQPLCSQLSGLSQSQRKLCQLYQDHMSYIGDGARTGIKECQYQFKQRRWNCSTVDSTSVFGRVMHIGSRETAFTYAISAAGVVNAISRACRDGELSTCGCSRTARPRDLPRDWLWGGCGDNVHYGYRFAREFVDAKEREKNYPRGSREYARILMNLHNNEAGRQAVYNQAHVACKCHGVSGSCSLKTCWLQLADFRRVGEFLKEKYDSAAAMQIGRKGKLELKDKRFNNPTPEDMVYIDPSPDYCLRNETTGSLGTHGRYCNKTSEGMDGCELMCCGRGYDQFKTYKHERCHCKFHWCCYVKCRRCTTLVDQFMCK; encoded by the exons ATGGACAACAGGCCCGTCCCGAGGAGGCGGACCGGAGCCGTCCGACATCTGCTACAGCTGGCGTGCGTCGTCCTCGCCTGCAGCTCCCAGCTTCTGATGGTGGAGGCGAATTCGTGGTG GTCTCTAGGTCTGACCCCGATCCAGCGGCCCGAGATGTACATCATTGGTGCTCAGCCTCTCTGCAGTCAGCTTTCTGGCCTTTCACAG AGTCAGAGGAAGCTGTGCCAGCTGTACCAAGACCACATGAGCTACATCGGAGACGGAGCGAGAACGGGCATCAAGGAGTGCCAGTACCAGTTCAAACAGAGGAGGTGGAACTGCAGCACTGTGGACAGCACGTCCGTGTTTGGACGGGTCATGCACATTG GCTCAAGGGAGACGGCATTCACGTACGCCATCAGCGCGGCCGGTGTCGTCAACGCCATCAGTCGGGCGTGCCGCGACGGCGAGCTCTCCACATGTGGCTGCAGCCGCACCGCCCGGCCCCGCGATTTGCCGCGCGACTGGCTGTGGGGAGGCTGCGGCGACAATGTACATTATGGCTACAGATTCGCCCGGGAATTTGTGGATGCCAAGGAGCGGGAGAAGAATTACCCGCGCGGGTCGAGAGAGTATGCTCGAATTCTCATGAACCTGCACAACAACGAAGCGGGGAGACAG GCCGTCTACAACCAAGCCCATGTCGCCTGCAAGTGTCACGGAGTCTCTGGGTCCTGCAGTCTGAAAACTTGTTGGCTTCAGCTGGCTGACTTCAGGCGAGTCGGAGAATTTCTGAAAGAGAAATACGACAGTGCTGCGGCCATGCAGATTGGACGCAAG GGAAAGCTGGAGCTGAAAGACAAGCGCTTCAACAACCCGACACCTGAGGACATGGTCTACATTGATCCAAGCCCCGACTACTGTCTCCGGAACGAAACCACAGGCTCGCTGGGAACGCATGGCCGCTACTGCAACAAAACCTCAGAGGGTATGGACGGCTGCGAGCTGATGTGCTGCGGCAGAGGGTACGACCAGTTCAAGACATACAAGCACGAGCGCTGTCACTGCAAGTTCCACTGGTGCTGCTACGTCAAGTGCAGGCGCTGCACAACTCTCGTGGACCAGTTTATGTGCAAATAG